From Rutidosis leptorrhynchoides isolate AG116_Rl617_1_P2 chromosome 3, CSIRO_AGI_Rlap_v1, whole genome shotgun sequence, a single genomic window includes:
- the LOC139901613 gene encoding uncharacterized protein yields MCPFELVFNKPPNLSHLRVFGCLAFANILNNSDKFSKRAEKCVFMGYSSVKKGYKLYSLDNKPFFISRDVKFSENVFPFKTKDSVSSVESSTFNINQLNFWDIGVHESQQTLSHNDDGRDKSKSSIGEGSGCKVTLDSSTNTTIPDVNVDHTRTSAPTTTPIVDTVSPEGTVSINNDSYSFTPSIRRSQRDIAMPKRFNEYVVEGKVKYGLEKVINYSKLSKENLCFVSTLNKSVEPSTYWEACKSKHWVDAMNLEMEALHRNDT; encoded by the coding sequence ATGTGTCCTTTTGAACTTGTCTTTAACAAACCTCCTAATCTCTCTCATTTAAGGGTTTTTGGCTGTCTTGCATTTGCTAATATTTTAAATAATTCAGATAAGTTTTCTAAAAGAGCTGAAAAATGTGTGTTTATGGGTTACTCTTCTGTTAAGAAAGGTTATAAACTTTACAGTCTTGATAATAAGCCATTTTTTATCTCAAGAGATGTTAAATTCTCTGAAAATGTTTTTCcttttaaaacaaaggattctgtaaGTTCTGTTGAAAGTTCAACTTTCAATATAAATCAATTAAATTTTTGGGATATTGGTGTTCATGAAAGTCAACAAACCCTAAGTCACAATGATGATGGGAGGGATAAGTCCAAATCCAGTATAGGTGAGGGCAGTGGTTGCAAGGTGACCTTGGATAGTTCAACAAATACTACTATTCCAGATGTGAATGTTGATCATACCAGGACATCTGCACCTACAACAACACCTATTGTTGACACTGTTTCTCCTGAGGGCACTGTGTCTATTAATAATGATTCATATTCTTTCACTCCTAGTATTAGGAGATCACAAAGAGATATTGCTATGCCTAAAAGGTTTAATGAATATGTTGTTGAAGGAAAAGTGAAATATGGTTTAGAGAAAGTCATTAACTATTCTAAATTATCAAAAGAAAACTTATGTTTTGTCTCAACTTTAAATAAAAGTGTAGAACCTTCTACATATTGGGAAGCTTGTAAAAGCAAACACTGGGTAGATGCTATGAATTTGGAGATGGAAGCTCTCCATAGAAATGACACTTGA